From a region of the Hippopotamus amphibius kiboko isolate mHipAmp2 chromosome 3, mHipAmp2.hap2, whole genome shotgun sequence genome:
- the IL20 gene encoding interleukin-20: MKGSGLLCFLSAVFCLFWTPSAGLKTLHLGNCVITTSLQGIRSGFLEIRDNVQAKDEIIDIRILRKTQSLQDTKPADQCCLLRHILRLYLDRVFKNYQTPDHHTLRKISGLANSFLTIKKDLRLCHAHMTCPCGEEATEKFSQIMSHFEKLQPQAAVVKALGELDILLQWLEEMD, from the exons ATGAAGGGCTCTGgtcttctctgcttcctctctgctgtgtTTTGTCTCTTCTGGACACCTTCTGCTGGGCTGAAGACACTCCATTTGGGAAACTGTGTGATTACTACAAGTCTTCAGGGAATTCGAAGTGGATTTTTGGAGATACGGGACAATGTG CAAGCCAAAGATGAAATCATTGACATCAGAATCTTGAGAAAAACTCAGTCTTTGCAAGACACAAAG CCTGCAGATCAGTGCTGCCTCCTCCGCCACATACTGAGACTCTACCTGGACAGGGTATTCAAAAACTATCAGACACCTGACCACCATACCCTCCGGAAGATCAGCGGTCTCGCCAACTCTTTTCTTACCATCAAGAAGGACCTCCGGCTCTGT CATGCTCATATGACGTGCCCTTGTGGGGAGGAAGCAACGGAGAAATTCAGCCAGATTATGAGTCACTTTGAAAAG CTTCAGCCTCAGGCAGCCGTGGTGAAGGCTTTGGGGGAGCTAGACATTCTCCTGCAGTGGCTGGAAGAGATGGACTAG